In Triticum aestivum cultivar Chinese Spring chromosome 5B, IWGSC CS RefSeq v2.1, whole genome shotgun sequence, the following proteins share a genomic window:
- the LOC123112522 gene encoding type I inositol polyphosphate 5-phosphatase 13, producing the protein MEPDDEALKELAAASSRAPQRRGISYSQPLSRGDTASARRAALRNHSLDDDHILPASHSLSYAHHDPSAGAPAGYHPPLPPQQQQQHHHHPSASYSSGPSSRRSVGGASDGSMTLERAMSEYGGGAGTLPEFVGAGGGKGIFRVPLRAAMHPHRPPPLEVRPHPLRETQAGSFLRTLASDPQRRQLWAGAESGIRVWALDEVFAGWGAGARRGDEESAPFREGVPAPPALCVAMDKANGLLWTGHKDGRIRSWRMDLETAATAPAPPPPGSGGEGSVGGSAHGGPNSAPVFREALTWQAYGRTPVLSMAITSYGEIWSGSEAGVIKAWPYDAIAKSLSLSPEERHMAALLVERAYIDLRNHCTVGNVCSLPASDVKYMLADHSRAKVWTLTSMTFALWDARTRELLKVFGMDGQVESARLDAPVMPEQPMEEVEVKVKPSKKDKSGGSLNFFQKSRNALMGAADAVRRVATKGTFVEDNRRTGAVAQADDGAIWSGCTNGCIIQWDGNGNRIQEFQHHTSSVQCIKALGDRVWVGYASGTVQVMDVDGNLLAGWTGHSCPVIRMAIGGSYIYTLAHHGGIRGWPLTSPGPLDDVLRTELANKELSYTRMEKINIMVGSWNVAQGKATAESLKAWLGSVASDVGLVVVGLQEVEMGAGFLAISAAKETVGLEGSANGQWWIDNIGKALDEGTSFHRVGSRQLAALLIAAWARKSLKPYVGDVEAAAVPCGLGRAIGNKGGVGLRIRVYDRKMCFVSNHFAAHLEAVARRNADFDHIYRTMAFNKPHGSTSSATSVQLHKTVNVNGNQVDEVRPDLADADMVVFLGDFNYRLYGITYDEARDMVSQRSFDWLREKDQLRAEMKAGKVFQGMREGLIKFPPTYKFQKHAPGLGGYDSGEKKRIPAWCDRVLYRDSRAVSVAECSLECPVVAAITSYVAVMEVTESDHKPVRCTFSVDIARVDELTRRQEYGEIIESNEEVRSMLKESCFVPDSTVSTEEIILENQENIVFQITNNCETSKAAFEILCEGQSTKKDDGTKPEIIPRASFGFPLWLEVLPANGLIKPGETVDITIHHEDFYTQEEFVDGIPQNWWCEDTRDKEAVIMVNITGSTSTETKTHMINVRHRCPATSAPPPINPPVTLTPPVNNMPTEAPSKRSSKKKETSRQQQQDYAQFASTEVHDLYRMRCP; encoded by the exons ATGGAGCCCGACGACGAGGCGCTCAAGGAgctggccgccgcctcgtcgcggGCGCCGCAGCGGAGGGGCATCTCCTACAGCCAGCCGCTGTCGCGCGGGGACACCGCGTCCGCGCGCCGCGCCGCGCTCCGCAACCACAGCCTCGACGACGACCACATCCTCCCGGCCTCCCACTCCCTCTCCTACGCGCACCACGACCCCTCCGCCGGCGCCCCCGCCGGGTACCACCCGCCGCTcccgccgcagcagcagcagcagcaccaccaccaccccagCGCCTCCTACTCCTCCGGCCCCAGCTCCCGCCGCTCCGTCGGCGGCGCCAGCGACGGCTCCATGACGCTCGAGCGCGCCATGTCCGAGTACGGCGGCGGCGCCGGCACCCTCCCGGAGTTcgtcggcgcgggcggcggcaagGGCATCTTCCGCGTGCCGCTCCGCGCGGCAATGCACCCGCACCGCCCTCCCCCGCTCGAGGTGCGGCCCCACCCGCTCCGGGAGACGCAGGCCGGCTCCTTTCTCCGCACGCTCGCCTCCGATCCGCAGCGCCGCCAGCTCTGGGCCGGGGCCGAGTCCGGGATCAGGGTGTGGGCGCTCGACGAGGTGTTCGCCGGCTGGGGCGCTGGCGCGCGCCGCGGCGACGAGGAGAGCGCGCCCTTCCGCGAGGGCGTGCCGGCGCCGCCCGCGCTCTGCGTCGCCATGGACAAGGCCAACGGGCTGCTGTGGACGGGGCACAAGGACGGGAGGATCCGCTCGTGGCGCATGGACCTCGAGACGGCCGCCACGGcgcccgcgcctccgcctcctGGTTCAGGCGGGGAAGGGAGCGTTGGGGGAAGCGCACACGGTGGACCCAACAGCGCCCCCGTGTTCAGGGAAGCCCTCACGTGGCAGGCCTACGGCCGGACGCCCGTGCTCTCCATGGCCATCACCTCATATG GTGAGATATGGTCGGGCTCAGAGGCTGGAGTCATAAAGGCATGGCCATACGACGCCATTGCCAAGTCCCTCTCGCTGTCACCGGAAGAGAGGCACATGGCTGCATTGTTGGTGGAGAGGGCATACATTGACCTCAGGAACCATTGCACAGTTGGCAACGTATGCTCTCTCCCTGCATCCGATGTTAAGTACATGCTCGCCGATCATTCTCGGGCCAAGGTTTGGACCctgacaagcatgacatttgctctCTG GGATGCTCGTACAAGGGAGCTGCTCAAAGTATTTGGAATGGATGGCCAAGTTGAGTCGGCTCGGCTAGATGCACCGGTCATGCCAGAGCAACCCATGGAGGAAGTAGAGGTCAAAGTAAAACCATCCAAGAAGGACAAGTCGGGAGGCTCTTTGAACTTCTTCCAGAAATCTAGGAATGCCTTAATGGGAGCAGCCGACGCGGTGCGCAGGGTTGCAACAAAGGGGACATTCGTCGAAGATAACCGGAGAACAGGAGCAGTGGCTCAAGCAGATGATGGGGCAATTTGGTCTGGATGCACAAATGGTTGCATTATCCAGTGGGATGGAAATGGGAACCGAATTCAGGAGTTCCAGCATCATACTTCTTCTGTGCAGTGCATAAAGGCACTCGGAGATAGGGTGTGGGTCGGCTACGCCAGTGGTACTGTTCAAGTCATGGATGTCGATGGTAACCTTCTCGCAGGATGGACCGGACATAGCTGCCCGGTCATAAGGATGGCGATTGGTGGTTCTTACATCTACACTCTGGCACATCACGGCGGTATCCGGGGATGGCCACTGACTTCCCCTGGACCTCTTGATGATGTTTTGCGAACTGAATTGGCTAACAAAGAATTGTCATACACTAGAATGGAAAAGATAAACATAATGGTTGGAAGTTGGAATGTAGCGCAGGGAAAAGCAACTGCCGAGTCACTTAAAGCATGGTTGGGTAGCGTAGCATCTGATGTTGGGTTAGTTGTCGTTGGATTACAAGAGGTCGAGATGGGTGCAGGTTTTCTCGCAATTTCTGCAGCAAAAGAAACT GTAGGACTTGAGGGAAGTGCCAATGGTCAATGGTGGATAGACAATATAGGCAAAGCACTTGATGAGGGGACATCATTCCACCGAGTTGGTTCTAGGCAGTTGGCTGCATTGCTTATTGCTGCATG GGCAAGAAAAAGTCTTAAGCCATATGTCGGTGATGTTGAGGCTGCAGCAGTTCCATGTGGTCTTGGACGTGCCATCGGCAATAAG GGTGGTGTAGGATTAAGAATAAGAGTCTACGATCGTAAAATGTGTTTTGTGAGCAATCATTTTGCTGCACATCTGGAAGCTGTTGCCAGGCGCAATGCTGACTTCGATCACATTTATCGTACAATGGCTTTCAACAAACCTCATGGATCCACAT CTTCTGCTACATCTGTCCAATTGCACAAAACAGTGAAT GTTAATGGAAATCAGGTTGATGAGGTCAGGCCTGACTTGGCTGATGCTGATATGGTTGTCTTTCTTGGTGATTTCAACTACCGGCTTTATGGTATCACATATGATGAAGCAAGGGACATGGTTTCCCAAAGAAGCTTTGATTGGCTAAGAGAGAAGGATCAGCTTCGAGCAGAAATGAAAGCTGGAAAAGTATTTCAAGGAATGCGTGAAGGTCTGATCAAATTCCCACCGACTTACAAATTCCAAAAGCACGCGCCAGGTCTTGGAG GGTATGATTCGGGTGAGAAGAAGCGGATACCTGCTTGGTGTGATAGGGTGCTATATCGCGACAGTCGTGCTGTATCAGTCGCCGAATGCTCGCTAGAGTGCCCTGTAGTTGCTGCAATTACATC GTATGTAGCTGTCATGGAGGTCACAGAGAGTGATCATAAACCTGTGAGGTGCACATTTAGCGTTGATATTGCACGAGTAGATGAGTTAACAAGAAGACAGGAGTATGGAGAAATAATCGAATCGAATGAGGAAGTGCGGTCTATGCTTAAGGAGTCTTGTTTTGTTCCTGACAGCACAGTTAGCACAGAGGAAATTATATTGGAAAATCAAGAGAATATTGTTTTCCAAATTACCAATAATTGTGAAACAAGCAAAGCAGCTTTTGAAATCCTATGTGAAGGCCAGTCGACCAAAAAGGACGATGGGACTAAACCAGAGATTATTCCAAGGGCATCATTTGGCTTTCCACTTTGGCTTGAG GTCCTACCAGCGAACGGTCTTATTAAACCAGGAGAAACCGTGGATATTACAATACACCATGAGGACTTCTACACACAAGAAGAATTTGTGGACGGGATACCACAAAACTGGTGGTGTGAAGACACCAGGGACAAGGAAGCTGTTATTATGGTAAACATAACTGGTAGCACCTCAACTGAAACCAAGACGCACATGATCAATGTCCGACATCGCTGCCCAGCAACATCAGCGCCCCCACCTATCAACCCACCGGTCACACTAACTCCACCAGTCAATAACATGCCCACTGAAGCGCCGTCTAAGCGTTCTTCCAAGAAGAAGGAGACGAGTCGTCAACAACAACAGGACTACGCGCAGTTCGCAAGCACGGAGGTGCATGATTTGTACCGCATGCGTTGTCCCTGA